The following nucleotide sequence is from Streptomyces brevispora.
GCCGCCTTCTTGGCCCGGTTCTTGAGGACCAGCATCGAGGCGAGTCCGATCAGGACCGCGATCGCCAGTCCCAGGTACGAGAACCGCTTGAGCCAGGCCTCGGCGACGACACCCACCGAGTAGATGACGGCCGTGGTACCGCCGGCCCAGACGATCCCGCCGAGCAGGTTGGCGGTCAGGAACTTCCAGTACGGCATGTGCAGGACGCCGGCGAGCGGTCCGGCGAAGATGCGCAGCAGGGCGACGAAGCGGCCGAAGAAGACCGCCCACATGCCCCACTTGTGGAACGAGCGTTCCGCCAGGGCGATCTGGCCCTCGCCGAAGTGCCGGGGGAATTTCCCGCCGAGCCAGGCGAGCAGCGGACGTCCGCCCTTACGGCCGATGGCATAACCGATCGAGTCACCGATCACCGCCCCCGCCGAGGCGCAGGCACCCAGGATCCACGGGTTGATGCCGTCGTGCCCAGCGGCCAGCAGCGCCGCGCTGATCAGGACGATCTCCCCCGGCAGCGGGATGCCGAGGCTCTCCAGACCGATCACGATGCCCACCAGGAGGTAGACGCTGATCGCGGGGACGGTCTCCAGCCACTCCTGGATATGCAAAGCCGGTTCCTCCGTAGTGATGTCCTGTCGCGCCGGACAGCTCCTCGGCGCACGGCGGGCAGCCTACCGGTCGGGGCGCCGGCCGGGACAGCACGAAGGGCCGCCCCGCACCCCTGCCGGGTGGGCGGCGGCCCTTTCGG
It contains:
- a CDS encoding DedA family protein, producing the protein MHIQEWLETVPAISVYLLVGIVIGLESLGIPLPGEIVLISAALLAAGHDGINPWILGACASAGAVIGDSIGYAIGRKGGRPLLAWLGGKFPRHFGEGQIALAERSFHKWGMWAVFFGRFVALLRIFAGPLAGVLHMPYWKFLTANLLGGIVWAGGTTAVIYSVGVVAEAWLKRFSYLGLAIAVLIGLASMLVLKNRAKKAAAQSTARSAPEPGIVPAAD